GCGATGGAAGACGAAGCGCCGGAAGCTTCTCCCGAAGTCGAAGAACCGATCGCGATCGCCCCACCAACCAAGCGACATTGGGCCGGTTTGGCGCAGTCGCTAGGCTTGCCGGTCGAGCGCTTGTTCGGCAAGGCGACCCCGGTCGAGACGCCTGCGCCTTCTCAACCGAAAGCTCCGAAACCGCCGGCCGCCAAGCCGGCGGCCAAAAAGCCCGAACCAAAGCCGAGCATCGTCGAAAAAGAACTGACCGAGAAGGCGCCGCCCAGTCGAGCCGAATCGACCGCTCGCACGATGTTTGATGAGCGTCCTGATTCACCCGAAACCGAAAAGCGGGCCGCCAGTCTCTTCATTCAGATTGATTCTTCCTCGAAGAAATCGAGCGAATCCACTTCCGACGCGCCGCGTAACTTGTTGCCTGGCGACGAGATCTTTTTTGATACCGGCGAATACGATCTGATCGACGACATCAAGGACGAACCAGATACGTCCAACTATGATCGCGACGATCACGAAGATGATCAAGACGCCGCGCCGCGTGAAGTCGTCGCTCGCAAACGCTCGCCGAAAGTGGAAAACACCTCAGACGACGAAACCGCTGCGGAAGAATCAACCGACGAATCGGGTTCGCCCCGTCCTCGCCGTCGCCGCCGTCGCCGCGGACGTCGCCGTGACTCACGTTCAGAAACGACGACCGCCGAAGAAGGCGCTGAAGAACAAACTTCGACCGAGTCGACCGAAGTTTCCGCCGAGTTGGAACCGACCGCCAAGAAGACTTCAGACTCTGACGAAGATTCTGAATCGAGCGGCGCTCCTCGCCGTCGCCGTCGTCGCCGTCGCTCACGCAAAGCGGACGAAGGGGAAGCTCGCAAGACTCCCGAAGTCTCGCCCAAACGCGAGCTGACCGACGTTGACTTCCCCGACGATGAGGATGACGACGACACGTCAATCAGCGACGTCTATGACGACGATGATGATGACGATCACGACATGCGTCGCCATCGGAACATCCCGTCCTGGTTGGATGCCGTCACGGCGATCGTCGAGCTAAACATCGAACGTCACAAAACGGCGCCGCAGCATTCGGAACGTCGCAGCGGCGGCGGAGGTGGTGGTCGTCGTCGTCGCGGAGGCGGTCGCCGCCCAGCCGCAAATTAAGGCGACGTCAAACGCGCCAGATCAGATCAAACATCCTGCCGCCGGCGTAATCGCACGGCGGCATTTTTATAGGATGGTTGTCGTGAGTAAGGGTCGAACTCGGCGAACGTCAGCTGATTGACCGTTTCCCAGTGCATCGGCATAAAGACTTGCCCACGCTGCACTGCGGCAGTGAGATTCGCGTGCGCCTGCACGGTTCCGCGGCGCGACTCGACATGAATCAACTCGTGCGGCGAGATCCCTAGCGACTTTGCATCGGTCGGATGCAGATCGACTTGCAGCACGTTGGGATAAAGCTTCCGCAGCACGCTGCTCTTGGCCGTGCGCGTTTGCGTATGCCACTGAGCGGCGGTCCCGCGACCGGTCAATAAGACAAAGGGAAACTCCTCATCAACCGTTTCGCCAGGCCGGCGGGAATCTTCAAAAATGAATTTCGCTTTCTCATCGGCGTGATAAAACCGACCGGTTTCGAAGAGCCGGCGTTCCACCGAGCGATCGGTTGCTCCGGTCGGACAAGGCCACTGGACGCCGCGTCGATCATCCAACTCGGCGTACCCGTCGATCCCGCTGATGTCGCACGGCTGCCCCTCGGAGAGTTGCTGCATCGTCTCGAAAACTCGTTCCGGTTCGGTCCACCCCGAGAACATCTCGCCGCAGCCCCAGTAGTCGGCGACCGCGCGAAAGATCTGAAAGTCGGCCAGCGCCTCACCCGGAGCCGGCGAGACCTTCTTGTGCAGGCCATACCGTCGCTCTGAATTGATGAACGTTCCCTCTTTCTCTCCCCAAGCCGCAGCCGGCAAGACAAGATCGGCCAGTTGCGCCGTCTCGGTATTGGAGTACATGTCTTGAACGACCAGAAAGTCGAGCTTCTGGAAAATCTCCTGCAGGTCGTTTTGATGAATCCAGGAGTGGGCCGGGTTGGTGGCGATCACCCACAGTCCCTTGATCTTCTCCTGGCGGATCCCCTCAATGATCTGGTCGTAGGCCCAGCTATTTTCGGTCGGAATCCGTTCGACGGGAATATTGAGGATGCCGGCAACTTTTTGCCGATCGGCTTCGTTGGTGAAGTGATGTCCCCCCAGCAAATTGGTCGTGTTGCTGAAGAGGCGCGAGCCCATCGCGTTGCATTGGCCAGTGATGGAATTGGCGCCGGTCCCAGGCCGTCCGATGTTGCCGGTCATCAGCGCCAAGTTGATGATCGCCTGAGCGGTGCGCACCCCTTCATGGCTTTGATTGACTCCCATCGTCCACCAAAACGAGACCCGTTGGCCACGATGGATCTTCTCCGCCAGTTCGACAATCGCCTGCTCCGAGAGTCCCGTTCGTTCGACGGCCCGCTCGATCGTGTACGACTCGACATGTGCGGCGAATGACGCAAAGTCATTCGTATGAGCGGCGATAAACTCGCGATCGATCCAATCCATTTGAATCAGATAATTCGCGACGGCGTACAAGAGCGTCAGATCAGACTTGGGCTGGATCTTCAGATGCGAAGTCGCCGCTTGCGCCGTTTCGGTTAGTCGCGGATCGATCGCGATGATTTCTGGTTGATGTCGGTTGCGCAGCACACGCTCCCACAGGATCGGATGTGCGATGCAAATGTTGGAGCCGACGAAAATCAGCGTATCCGACTCTTCAAAATCGGCGTACGAAAATGGGGGCGCATCAAATCCAAACGATTCTTTGTAGGCGGTCGCAGCGGTCGCCATACATTGCCGCGTATTTCCATCGCCGTGCAGCATCCCCATGCCAAACTTGGCGAGCGATCCCAGAAACGTCATCTCCTCGGTCGCGATCTGCCCTGTGCTTAAGAAGGCGACCGCATCATTGCCGTACCGCGATTGGACCCCTTTCATCTGTTGGCAAAAATATTGGAGCGCCTCATCCCAGGTGGTCGGCTCCAATTCTCCTGCAGGGTTGCGGCGAAGCGGACGCGTCGCGCGATCCGACGACTGCAGCACGTTGAGCGCTTCCCATCCCTTGGGACAGGCCATCCCCAGATTTACGGGCCAGTCAGTCGACGGCGTCAAGTTGACCGAGCGTCCCTCTTTCAGATGAATTTCGAGACCGCAACCGGTCGAACAAAATCCGCACACCGAGGTAGTCGTCGCATCGGGTGATTCCGCATTACGCGTCTTGCCGAGTCCAAACTTCGCCGGCTCCAGCAACAACTGCCGAGTCAAATGACCGTCGCGCGCCAGAATAATATCTCCCACCATCTTTAACGGAGAGAACTTCGCTTTCGGTTCTTCACGGGGTATCGTGCTCATCCATGATCTCCCGCACGAGCGACGCCCGGCATGCTGGGGGTCGATTCTGCAGCAAAATACAAATACCGATCGATCAGCTCCGCCGCCGTTAACAACAGGAAGCTGACAGCGGCGATTGCCTGCGACGCCGCGGGATCGCTAGCCGTTAAACAACCGATCGATAAAATAATTCCGCCCCCAGCCCACAAACAGTTGCGCGCCTGCAGGGGATACTGCAACTTTCGCGTTAAAAGAGAGACGGTTCGCGTAAACGGATTCGCGAAACTCATATCGGCGCGTTCCATGAATTGCCGTTCAAAAATTGCTCGTACGACAGTCAGTGTGATCTGCGACATCACAAGCGGAAACAAGAGCCGACGATCGCCGCTGGCGGCGACAATCGCTGCTGAGAGCCCCAGCAATACAACCGTTCCGCCAAATCGACCGCCTGTCCAAAGTAGGCCCCAGACTGGGCGTCGCGTCGCGACATAAATCATGATGCTGCAAAAGACCCCCACCAGACCGACGGCGACGCCGAGCCAGGCGGCGATCGCGCCAAACATCAGGTATTGCTGAAACCAGATCGACGCAGTGGC
The nucleotide sequence above comes from Blastopirellula sp. J2-11. Encoded proteins:
- a CDS encoding molybdopterin oxidoreductase family protein encodes the protein MVGDIILARDGHLTRQLLLEPAKFGLGKTRNAESPDATTTSVCGFCSTGCGLEIHLKEGRSVNLTPSTDWPVNLGMACPKGWEALNVLQSSDRATRPLRRNPAGELEPTTWDEALQYFCQQMKGVQSRYGNDAVAFLSTGQIATEEMTFLGSLAKFGMGMLHGDGNTRQCMATAATAYKESFGFDAPPFSYADFEESDTLIFVGSNICIAHPILWERVLRNRHQPEIIAIDPRLTETAQAATSHLKIQPKSDLTLLYAVANYLIQMDWIDREFIAAHTNDFASFAAHVESYTIERAVERTGLSEQAIVELAEKIHRGQRVSFWWTMGVNQSHEGVRTAQAIINLALMTGNIGRPGTGANSITGQCNAMGSRLFSNTTNLLGGHHFTNEADRQKVAGILNIPVERIPTENSWAYDQIIEGIRQEKIKGLWVIATNPAHSWIHQNDLQEIFQKLDFLVVQDMYSNTETAQLADLVLPAAAWGEKEGTFINSERRYGLHKKVSPAPGEALADFQIFRAVADYWGCGEMFSGWTEPERVFETMQQLSEGQPCDISGIDGYAELDDRRGVQWPCPTGATDRSVERRLFETGRFYHADEKAKFIFEDSRRPGETVDEEFPFVLLTGRGTAAQWHTQTRTAKSSVLRKLYPNVLQVDLHPTDAKSLGISPHELIHVESRRGTVQAHANLTAAVQRGQVFMPMHWETVNQLTFAEFDPYSRQPSYKNAAVRLRRRQDV